The Candidatus Eisenbacteria bacterium region CCGCGTTCCTGCGCCAGCAGCTCGATCTCGCGGTGCCGGGGCTCGGCGAGCGCGTCACCCGTCACGCCCCCGAGTACGTGCGCGTCGAGGCGCGCGCCGACATCCGTGGCGAGCGCAACCAGGCCGCCGTGTCCGCGCTCGTGCAGCTCCCCGGCGAGAGCGTCGACGACATCGTCGTGCTCGAGTGGCTCGATCGCGCGCCGATCCGTGGCGAAGCCCCCAAGGTGGACGAGCACCTCGAAGGCGCCAAGTCGTGAGACGTCCGGACTTCCTGGACGGGCTCGGAATCTACGTCGGCGCCTCCGACGTGACGCTCGCCTACGTCTCGAAACGGCTCTTCCGCGTGCAGCTCCGGCAGATGCGGTCGGTGTCGCTTCCGGGCAGCGATCGTCCCGCCGAGCGCCGCCAGGCGCTCACGGCCGCGGTGCGCGAGTTCGCGGGCGCCGACGAGATCGATTCCACGCACACGGTGCTGTGCGTGCCGCGCGCCGACGCCGCCGTGACGCGCGTCGTGCTGCCGGCGGCAGCCCAGGAGAATCTCGCCCAGGTCCTCGAGTACGAGATGGAGAACCTGATCCCGTTGCCGCGCAACGAGGTCGCGTTCGACTACTCGGTGCGGCCGCTGGGCGAGGAGCGCATCGAGGTGCTGCTCGTCTGCCTCCCGCGCGAGATCATCCGGGGCTACCTGGAGGCGCTCGAGGACGCCGAGGTCCGCCCGCGCGGCATCGTCCTGCCCTCGGCCGCGATCGCCGACTACGTCGCGTTCTGCCGCGGCGACGGTCCGAACGCCATGGGCTTCGTCGTCGGCACGCCCGACGCGACCGAGCTGGCCCTGGTCGCGGATGGACGGCTGCTCTCGAGCCAGCTCGTTCCGAGCGCGCGGCTCGTCGAGCCGGGCGCGCTCGATCGATCGCTCGCGCGCCAGATGGCGGACGAGCTGGTCGATCCCGAGCGCGTGGCGCTCTTCCACTGGCAGCTCGGCAACGGCGGGACGCCGCCGGTGCCGCCGGTGGGCGAGGGCGATCTTCCGGGTCTCGCCCGCGGGCGGCTCACGGCGCCGGAGGCGTTCTTCGAGGCTGCGGCCCCGAGCGCGGTGCCGGCGGTCGGGGCGGCCCTGGCCGCCGTCCGCGAAGGCCTGCTGCGCGTCAATCTGCTCCCGGTCGAGAACCGCGAGGCGTTCGACGAAGGGCCGTCGGTCGCGACCTGGGCGCTGCTCGCGGCGAGTGTCCTCCTGCTCGTGGTGTGGGGCGTGAGCGCCATCGTGAAGGACGTGATGCTGCGCGGCCAGCTCCAGGCGCGCCTGGAGGAGATCGCCCCCGACGTCCGCGAGGTGCGCACGGTACAGAACGAGATCGACGAGCTCCAGAAGCAGGTCGAGATCCTCGCGACGGGACAGGACGGGCGCGTCACGACCCTGCTGAAGGAGCTGACCGAGCTGATCCCGACCGACGCCTATCTCACCTCGTTCAACCTGCGCGGGAACCGCCTCACGCTCGACGGACAGGCGCGGTCCGCGTCGGACCTCATCACCGCGATGGAGAAGTCGAAGCGCTTCAAGAGCGTGTCGTTCAGCTCGCCCACCACGCGGCAGGGTGACAAGGAGCGCTTCTCGATCGCGGCCGAGGTGGTGAAGTGAACCTGGTCGCCCGAGCTCGGGCGCTCTGGGAGGCGGCGCTGCGGTGGTATCAGAGCCACTCCCAGCGCGACCAGCGGATCGTCCTCGGCGTCATCGTCGCGGCCGGCCTGTCGCTCGTGTACGTTGCCGTGGTGGAGCCGGTGCTCGACTACCGCAAGGCGGTGGCGCAGGAGATCGTCGACGGGCAGGAGGAGCTCGAGCACTCGATGCGGTTCCTCGCCGCGAAGGACACCCTGCGGGCCGAGCGCGAGGAGCTCCGCAAGCGTCTGACCCAGGCGAAGACCCGTCTCCTTCCCGGCGGCACGGGCACGCTCGGCGCGGCCGCGTTGCAGGAGCGTGCGAACGCCCTCGCGACCGAGAAGGGCATCACCGTGCAGAGCACACAGGTGATGAAGGAGGAGGCGCTCGACCCCTATCGCAAGGTGTCCATCCGGATGACCCTGTCGGGCGAGCTGAAGCCGCTCGCGGAGCTGATCTCCGGGCTCGAGTACGGGCAGCAGCTCGGCATCCCCTTCCTCGAAGTCAGCCGCCGCGGCGCGGTCGCGGGAGCCAAGGGCCCGCGCACGATCTCGGCCACCCTCGAGGTGAGTGGCTTCGTTCACGGTGGCGGGGGCAAGGGCGACGGCGCCAAGGGCGGCGACGCGACGTCCGACGCCGACGCCACTGCGCCCGGAGCCGACGCGGCGAACGATCAGCCTGGCGCAGACGGACAGGCGCCCGCGTCGACGACGACGCTCGCATCCGAGCCGACGACGTCGACGACGCTCGCACCGCCGACCACAACGACCACACGCCCGCTGCCGACGACGTCGACGACGCTGCCGCACGTGGTCCCGCCACCGATTCCGACGACGTTGCCGCTGCCGGTGACGACCTCGACGACCATCGTCGTACCGATCCCCGTGCCGACGCCGCCGTCGACCGAGGTCGAGGTCCTGCCGCCGCCGGCAGCCGAGCTCGGCGGCGGTGCGGGCGTGGTGCAGGAGGTTCCCGACGGGCATCCCCAGGGGGAGATGCCCGCCCCCGACGAGGGGGACGGGGACGACGGGCAATGATGCGCCGCTGGGTGATCCTGAACGGCATCCTCGCCGTCATCGTGCTCGGGCTCGCGTTCATGATCGCGCGCACCTGGGCTCGGACCCTTCCCCCGGTCGAGGTCGCGGCCGGCGGCAAGGCCGCCGACGTGCCGGTGCGCAGCGGCGACGGCAGCAAGAAGTCGAAGCGCGGCGCCGCCGAGAAGACGGTCCAGACACCGGCCATGCTCGTCACCGCGATCGTCAACAAGGACCTGTTCGATCCGACGCGCACCAAGCAGAGCGAGGAGGCGAAGATCCAGGCCCCGGTTCCACACGAGGCGCCGCCGACCGGCGTCACGCTCGCCGGCATCCGGATCCTGGGCAAGGATCGGGAGGCGATCATCACGGAGGCGACCTCGGCCAACGCGCAGCGACGGATCCGCAACGGCGATCCGGTCGGGAACTTCACCGTGAAGACGATCGGACGCAGCAGCGTGCTGCTCGTGTCGGCGGCAGGCGACGAGTTCACGCTGACGCTCGAGGTCGACAAAGCGAAGACGCCGGGCGGTGCCGCGGCGCCGGCCAGGCCGCGGCCTGGCGGTGTGGCACCGGCGGCGAGCGGGTCGCCCGCGGCCGGGATCACCGGCGGCGCGCCGACGTCCGCTGGCACGGGCTCGGCGGGCCCGGGCGGCCCGCGACCGGGCCTCACGCCCGCGGCGGCGACCGCCGTCACCACCACGACGTCGCTTCCGGGCATGGCGGGCGTCCCGCCGTTCCCGGTCGCGACCACGTTGATGCCCGGGGGCGGGCTCGGCAGAGGGGGCCAGGTCCCACAGCTTCCCGCAGGCGTGCGCGAGAAGATCGAGCAGATGAAGAAGGATCGTCAGAAATGATGAGGAGGATGGTCGTGAAGGGGCGTACGATACTCGCGCTCATCACCGTCGGTGCGGTGCTCGCCGTGCCGCAAGTTCGCGCCCAGGCGCCGGCGGGGCAGCCCGCGCCACCGGACGCGCCACCAGCCGGCGACGTCGAGCCGCCGGACAGCGACGGCGATCGTCCGCTCGGCGACGACGAGGCGATGGTTCTCAACTTCGAGCGCGCCGACATCCGCGAGGTCATCCACAGCCTCGCGACGGCGCTCGGGCTCTCCTACACGATCGATCCGCGGATCGAAGGGCAGGTGACGATCCGGACGACGGGGAAGATCGCGCGCAAGGACCTCTTCCCGCTCTTCAACGAGATCCTGCGCAACAACGGCATCGCGGCCGTGAAGCAGGGCGAGTACTACCAGATGCTTCCGGTGGCCGAGGCGAAGACGCGCGCCATCATTCCGACGGGCGCAGCGCGGGACGGCATGAGGCTCGAGGACAGCTTCGTCATCGAGATCGTGAGCCTGCGGCACGTGGCGGCCGAGGAGATGGCGAACATCCTCCAGCCGTTCGTCACGCCGGGGGGCGACGTGCTCTCCTATCCGCGCGCGAACGCGCTCGTCATCACCGACATCGATTCCAACGTGCGGCGGCTGCGCGAGCTGGTGGCGACGTTCGACGTCGACGGCTTCCACAACCTGCACGCCCACGTCTTCAAACTGAAGGAGGGCGATCCGGACGAGCTCGCGAACGAGCTGCTCAACCTGCTCGCGCCGTACGGCGTGACCGCGACGGGCGAGGGCGAGGCCGGGCTGTCGCTGGTCCCGCTCTCGCGCCTGGACGCCATCGTGGCGTTCGCGATCGACAAGACCGCCTTCGACGCGATCGAGCGCTGGCTCGCCATCCTCGATGTCCCGCCCGACCAGACCTCGGGACGCCAGACGTTCGTCTACAACGTCGAGAACGCGAAGGCCGCCGATCTGGCCGCCGTGCTGAACGAGCTCTTCGGCGGCGGCCCGGGTGGGGGCGGCGGCGGGCTCGGCCGCAATCCCGGCGGGCAGCCGGGCGGCATCGGGCTCTTCGGCGCCGGCGGCACGTCGGGCGCGACCGGTGGCCTCGGGAGGGGGCGCGGCGGAGTCGGCGGTGGGGTCGGCGGCGGCGGTGGGGTTCGAGGCGGCGGACGTGGCGGCATCGGCGGCGGGGGCTTCGGTGGCGGCGGCATGGGCGGGGCGGCGGCAGGTGACACGTCGCAGGGTCTGCGTGGCGGCGCCACCGGGGGCGTCGGCGGCGTCGGAGGTGCCGCGGGAGGTGTCGGCGGAGCCGCGGCTCGACGACGCGCAGGCGCCGGCGGTGGGATCGGCGGTGCGGCGGCGGGAGCCGCGGCTGGCCAGCAGGGCGCGGTGCTGGGCGTGTCGCTCCCCGGCGGGCCACAGGGAGCGCCCGGCGGGCCCGGCGCAGGAGGGCAGTTCGGGACGCAAGGCCCGCCGCCC contains the following coding sequences:
- a CDS encoding PilN domain-containing protein, with product MRRPDFLDGLGIYVGASDVTLAYVSKRLFRVQLRQMRSVSLPGSDRPAERRQALTAAVREFAGADEIDSTHTVLCVPRADAAVTRVVLPAAAQENLAQVLEYEMENLIPLPRNEVAFDYSVRPLGEERIEVLLVCLPREIIRGYLEALEDAEVRPRGIVLPSAAIADYVAFCRGDGPNAMGFVVGTPDATELALVADGRLLSSQLVPSARLVEPGALDRSLARQMADELVDPERVALFHWQLGNGGTPPVPPVGEGDLPGLARGRLTAPEAFFEAAAPSAVPAVGAALAAVREGLLRVNLLPVENREAFDEGPSVATWALLAASVLLLVVWGVSAIVKDVMLRGQLQARLEEIAPDVREVRTVQNEIDELQKQVEILATGQDGRVTTLLKELTELIPTDAYLTSFNLRGNRLTLDGQARSASDLITAMEKSKRFKSVSFSSPTTRQGDKERFSIAAEVVK
- the gspM gene encoding type II secretion system protein GspM yields the protein MNLVARARALWEAALRWYQSHSQRDQRIVLGVIVAAGLSLVYVAVVEPVLDYRKAVAQEIVDGQEELEHSMRFLAAKDTLRAEREELRKRLTQAKTRLLPGGTGTLGAAALQERANALATEKGITVQSTQVMKEEALDPYRKVSIRMTLSGELKPLAELISGLEYGQQLGIPFLEVSRRGAVAGAKGPRTISATLEVSGFVHGGGGKGDGAKGGDATSDADATAPGADAANDQPGADGQAPASTTTLASEPTTSTTLAPPTTTTTRPLPTTSTTLPHVVPPPIPTTLPLPVTTSTTIVVPIPVPTPPSTEVEVLPPPAAELGGGAGVVQEVPDGHPQGEMPAPDEGDGDDGQ
- the gspD gene encoding type II secretion system secretin GspD yields the protein MKGRTILALITVGAVLAVPQVRAQAPAGQPAPPDAPPAGDVEPPDSDGDRPLGDDEAMVLNFERADIREVIHSLATALGLSYTIDPRIEGQVTIRTTGKIARKDLFPLFNEILRNNGIAAVKQGEYYQMLPVAEAKTRAIIPTGAARDGMRLEDSFVIEIVSLRHVAAEEMANILQPFVTPGGDVLSYPRANALVITDIDSNVRRLRELVATFDVDGFHNLHAHVFKLKEGDPDELANELLNLLAPYGVTATGEGEAGLSLVPLSRLDAIVAFAIDKTAFDAIERWLAILDVPPDQTSGRQTFVYNVENAKAADLAAVLNELFGGGPGGGGGGLGRNPGGQPGGIGLFGAGGTSGATGGLGRGRGGVGGGVGGGGGVRGGGRGGIGGGGFGGGGMGGAAAGDTSQGLRGGATGGVGGVGGAAGGVGGAAARRRAGAGGGIGGAAAGAAAGQQGAVLGVSLPGGPQGAPGGPGAGGQFGTQGPPPIFKEEVRIVADDVTNSLVILATKRDYQLILDVVKKIDVVPRQVVLEVTIAEVELNKSLEFGVAYALADGTLSAAVPANAGDATLSSPSIFSLAKTNNVAGLFADAARFPPGQGFAVISGNNYQIFLRALQTLTNVKMLSAPHIIAADNREAHILVGESIPILTSSSTSVVANSQTINQVQYRDTGKILTVLPQVNSLGLVNMQIRQEVSAVADKSFGSTNSPSFTTREAETTVVVQDGETVLIGGIIDDTIRHDRQGLPYLMDVPVLGFLFRTETNDLQRVELLITITPSVIRNLDEARRVTSDYTDRIQGLAGLRRSIATHRSRRQGRIREEYPARPAEPPGLSVEP